The following is a genomic window from Kiloniellales bacterium.
CCAAGGCGTCCCGGAGGGACCGGCGGAGGGACTGCGGCTCGGCGGTTTCGACGTCTTCCAGCAGGATCGACTTGATCCGTCCGACGTTGGCGAAGGCGGCCCAGTCCTGCTCGCCGAAGCCGATCCGATAGAACGCCTTGGTGAAGCCGTCGCGGAAGAGCTCGAAGGCCAGGGCGCCGCGCGAAGACTCGGCGTAGTTGCCGTCCCAGTCCCGCATCAAGTCGATGATGTCTCTCTCCTCGGGCGTGGCCGAGGCGGTCACACCGAGCGCATCGAGCTTGCGCAGGAGGACCGAACGAAGGGCCATGGACGAGGCCATGTAGACATCCTGCTGCAGATGCCGGATGTCGTCGACACCGATCTGCGTCGCGCTGCCGAGCAACTCACCCATGCGAAGGACGCGGTCGTCGGGCGAGAAGAAGTAGCCGACCTGAGTTTCGGTCTCCGCCGGCCGGTTGTTCGCCGAGGCCAGAAAGCCGTCGGGCGGATTGAGCACGAAGGGCAGCTCCTCCGCACCCTGCATGTCCTTCCAGGCGGTCTCGCGGTCCCGCGCATCCAGGATGACGTCCTCTGGCGGCGCGCCGTTGCGGCGCGGCAGGCGGACCGCCATGACCTGGCCGATGTTGCCCTCGCGGTCGGCGAAGAGCATGTTTTGGCCGGGCACTGCGAAGCTGCGGAAGGCCCTACGGAAGCCTTCGAAGCTTCGGGCCCGGCTGACCGCGAGGAAAGCGGTGATCTCGTCGCTGGGCAGATGTCCGGTCCATCTGAGCGCGAAGGCCGGCAGGTCAAGATCCCGTAGCTGCGGTGCGTCCGACAGGACCGGTCCCCACTCGCTGTCGCGGAGCGTCACGGTCTCGTCGAACCACCAGCGCACGGATATCGTCTCCTCGCGCTGGACCAGCTCGCCGGCGCTTCCGCGGGATAGCTCGTAGAGCTCGCTGGAGGCGGCGCGCATGTTGGTGCCACCCCAGGCAATCCAGGGATTGCGGCCGATCGCGAAGACCGGCAAGCCCGGCGCCATCAGGCCCAGCGCGTGGTAGGACGGCGACTTAAGACCAACGATCAGCCAGGTGTTGGGCAGAAGGATGCCGAGGTGCGGATCGTTGGCGAGGATTGCGCCGCCGCTGCGGCTGCGTCCGCCTGAAACGGCGAGGCTGTTGCTGCCTGAGCGGCTGACGTCTGAGAGCAGCCGCTCAAGGGAGGGTCCCTCGGCCCGCGCCGAGAAACTTGGCACCGAATCACTGCCGTTTTCGACCAGGCGGTCCCAGATCTGCGGCCAATCGTCCCTGGGCCTGAGCTGGAGCAGGTTGAACCACACCAGCCAGTTGACGTCGCTGCCGGCCAGGCGGCCAAGGGTGAGCAGGTCGGCGATGCGCCAGGGCTCCCGCTTGAGGCCCAGGACCGAGAACTCGACCGGCAAGACCGCCACCTGCTGCTGGTAGTGGTTGATACCGACTACGTAGTTTTCGAGCCAAGCACGGGTCGCTTGCGGCAGGCTGGCCTCGATCTCGGCCGCGGCGCGGCCGAAGTCGAGAACGCGCAGGCCGTGATCGACATCGACGGCGATCGGCCCGGCCATCTCGGCCAGGCGCCCCTGGGAGATGCGCCGTAGGACCTCCATCTGGCCCAGGCGCAGATGAGCATGGACCAGGCCGAGCGCCAGGGCGGCGTCTTCGTCGTGCTCGGCTTCGATGAAGGGGATCTGGTGCTGATCCCAGTGGATGAC
Proteins encoded in this region:
- a CDS encoding penicillin acylase family protein, coding for MKRISIALVSGLALFLGGCALLAPLPDKTTLDDRIAMIPAQGLPLRGRTVIHWDQHQIPFIEAEHDEDAALALGLVHAHLRLGQMEVLRRISQGRLAEMAGPIAVDVDHGLRVLDFGRAAAEIEASLPQATRAWLENYVVGINHYQQQVAVLPVEFSVLGLKREPWRIADLLTLGRLAGSDVNWLVWFNLLQLRPRDDWPQIWDRLVENGSDSVPSFSARAEGPSLERLLSDVSRSGSNSLAVSGGRSRSGGAILANDPHLGILLPNTWLIVGLKSPSYHALGLMAPGLPVFAIGRNPWIAWGGTNMRAASSELYELSRGSAGELVQREETISVRWWFDETVTLRDSEWGPVLSDAPQLRDLDLPAFALRWTGHLPSDEITAFLAVSRARSFEGFRRAFRSFAVPGQNMLFADREGNIGQVMAVRLPRRNGAPPEDVILDARDRETAWKDMQGAEELPFVLNPPDGFLASANNRPAETETQVGYFFSPDDRVLRMGELLGSATQIGVDDIRHLQQDVYMASSMALRSVLLRKLDALGVTASATPEERDIIDLMRDWDGNYAESSRGALAFELFRDGFTKAFYRIGFGEQDWAAFANVGRIKSILLEDVETAEPQSLRRSLRDALAAATGAIGDFTDWGEMHRLQLSHPLSNLPLVGGRYRFGDYPAAGSSDTLMKTAHASTSERHATRYGANARHISDLSDLDLNFFALLGGQDGWFNSSTFMDQVPLWRSGDYIQLPLRLERARARALRRTTLLP